Proteins encoded together in one Bacteroides zoogleoformans window:
- a CDS encoding fimbrillin family protein, with amino-acid sequence MKQRQFIIGTAAAGAAALLLSVAAACTDEREERYSSEERIGFAVDLWEEGETGQAARTRGAELATGGAPAGTLPADTVPAVQVIALKGDDAGEQLYLHALITDGIGQETDGQGAGAVTAQGVDGMAAQDVNGMAAPYAGAATKAAPVDNARMYDEMAVTAFIYPASDSWPSAYTGGSAESYMRTVRVKKSESWSTSYYWPGAARRISFFASAPYGSPGLTAFNNGTSGNPPYLSYTVPADVADQKDLLVATSTDRPGNTNTDEKLTMKHALTGVRFVTGDNMLPGTVSKITLKGVYSAGSLPMAASPAWRNQGGARNFELTLSPAATAPDPPAPGTPLTPAAATFMMLPQTLPAGAQIEVKYTDGLTNTPRTLTADIAGKTWPMGKTITYRISTSSIGITPTLEVTPPADYTYQGGNGSYTVKSYASVSGGGSTANVPIAWEAEFSEDGGSIWNANPPAWLTAFTASGTGNSSTSGDVYTATVAAQTSTSADPHTEALKNAKPVNYYDLSRHDYQGKIVPRRTANCYIVNAPGVYLLPLVYGNAIKNGTTNSSAYTSTESGSNVLTPFINHRGAGITSPYIYNNAGCTPDNCTLVWQDEPNLVTDVGLSWDKHKLWFAVRQATIRQGNAVVAVRDASNTVLWSWHIWVTDYKPGITTPDKEITNHQDKKYKLMAFNLGWCDGKTETYAERTVQVRFKQKPTAGYTPAATQTFTVKQKAHTITELGNNTYYQWGRKDPFVGALENPNDVYHSINKTWYDADGSVMTNQTPATSIFSYYNACITSGIQSPQTFNTGYEMDYKYYNLWDANNSYRFPNDNSVVKTIYDPCPAGYKMPPGNVYTGFTTTGNNISTASQFNVQQPWNKGWNFYCNSSRTETVFFPASGFRHYVVVPHFVGSLAFYWTAGPDYTCRGWHLYFESGNVYPLSGSDRSYGYGVRAVQEE; translated from the coding sequence ATGAAACAGAGACAATTTATCATCGGTACGGCTGCCGCGGGCGCGGCGGCGTTGTTGCTGTCCGTTGCGGCTGCCTGCACGGACGAGCGGGAGGAAAGATACTCCTCGGAAGAGAGAATCGGGTTCGCCGTAGATCTATGGGAAGAGGGAGAGACGGGACAGGCCGCACGGACAAGGGGAGCGGAGCTTGCGACGGGCGGAGCGCCCGCCGGCACGCTGCCGGCCGACACCGTGCCGGCCGTGCAGGTCATCGCCCTGAAGGGGGACGACGCCGGAGAGCAGCTGTACCTGCATGCGCTGATAACCGACGGCATCGGGCAGGAAACGGACGGACAAGGTGCCGGGGCCGTAACCGCACAAGGCGTTGACGGTATGGCGGCACAAGATGTCAACGGCATGGCGGCACCATACGCCGGCGCCGCCACCAAGGCCGCCCCGGTGGACAACGCCAGGATGTACGACGAGATGGCGGTGACGGCGTTCATCTATCCCGCCTCCGACAGCTGGCCGTCGGCCTATACGGGAGGGAGCGCCGAGTCGTACATGCGCACCGTCCGGGTGAAGAAGAGCGAGTCGTGGAGCACTTCCTATTATTGGCCGGGAGCCGCACGCAGAATCAGCTTCTTTGCCTCGGCGCCCTACGGCAGCCCGGGGCTGACGGCGTTCAACAACGGGACTTCGGGTAACCCTCCCTACCTGTCGTACACTGTGCCGGCCGATGTGGCCGACCAGAAAGACCTCTTGGTGGCTACCTCTACCGACAGGCCGGGGAACACGAACACGGACGAGAAACTGACGATGAAGCATGCGCTGACGGGGGTGCGCTTCGTCACGGGCGACAACATGCTGCCGGGCACGGTGTCGAAGATTACGCTGAAAGGCGTGTACAGTGCGGGCAGCCTGCCGATGGCTGCTTCGCCGGCATGGCGCAACCAGGGCGGGGCGAGGAACTTCGAGCTGACGCTCTCGCCCGCCGCCACGGCGCCCGACCCGCCGGCGCCCGGCACGCCCCTGACACCCGCGGCCGCCACTTTCATGATGCTGCCGCAGACCCTGCCCGCCGGGGCGCAGATAGAGGTGAAGTACACCGACGGCCTGACCAACACGCCCCGCACCCTCACGGCGGACATTGCCGGAAAGACCTGGCCCATGGGAAAGACGATTACCTACCGCATCAGCACGAGCAGCATTGGGATTACGCCTACATTGGAGGTGACACCGCCGGCTGACTATACCTACCAAGGTGGAAACGGCAGCTACACCGTGAAGAGCTATGCCTCCGTGTCGGGAGGAGGGAGCACGGCGAACGTGCCCATAGCCTGGGAAGCGGAGTTCTCCGAAGACGGGGGAAGCATATGGAACGCGAACCCGCCCGCATGGCTCACTGCCTTCACCGCAAGCGGGACAGGGAATAGCAGCACATCAGGTGATGTTTACACCGCCACCGTGGCGGCGCAGACAAGCACCTCGGCCGACCCGCACACCGAAGCACTGAAGAATGCCAAACCGGTAAATTACTACGACCTCTCCAGGCACGACTATCAGGGCAAGATCGTGCCGAGGCGGACTGCCAACTGCTACATTGTGAACGCTCCGGGCGTATACCTCCTGCCGTTGGTGTATGGCAATGCCATAAAGAATGGAACAACCAATTCGTCCGCTTACACATCTACGGAAAGCGGAAGCAATGTGCTGACACCTTTTATCAACCACCGAGGAGCAGGTATTACCTCCCCGTATATTTACAACAATGCAGGCTGCACTCCCGATAACTGCACGCTTGTCTGGCAGGACGAGCCGAACCTTGTTACGGACGTGGGGCTATCTTGGGACAAGCACAAACTCTGGTTTGCCGTGAGGCAGGCCACCATCCGGCAGGGCAACGCCGTAGTGGCGGTGCGCGACGCCTCGAACACCGTGCTTTGGAGCTGGCACATCTGGGTGACGGACTACAAGCCCGGAATAACCACACCCGACAAGGAAATCACCAACCACCAGGACAAAAAGTATAAGCTTATGGCCTTCAACCTGGGCTGGTGCGACGGAAAGACAGAAACCTACGCCGAACGCACCGTGCAGGTACGCTTCAAGCAGAAGCCTACGGCAGGATACACGCCGGCGGCGACACAGACGTTTACAGTGAAGCAGAAAGCGCATACCATTACGGAACTTGGGAACAACACTTATTACCAGTGGGGTCGTAAAGACCCGTTCGTGGGGGCATTGGAGAATCCAAACGACGTCTATCACAGCATCAATAAGACTTGGTACGATGCCGATGGGAGCGTCATGACCAACCAGACTCCTGCAACAAGCATCTTCTCATACTATAATGCCTGCATCACTTCCGGTATTCAATCTCCCCAAACATTCAATACCGGATATGAGATGGATTATAAATATTATAACCTGTGGGACGCGAATAACAGTTATCGTTTTCCCAACGATAACTCTGTAGTAAAGACCATCTACGACCCTTGCCCCGCAGGCTACAAAATGCCTCCGGGCAATGTCTACACCGGCTTCACTACAACAGGAAACAATATAAGCACTGCCAGCCAATTCAATGTGCAACAACCTTGGAATAAAGGTTGGAACTTCTATTGCAACTCAAGCAGGACCGAGACCGTGTTTTTCCCTGCGTCGGGCTTTCGGCACTACGTCGTAGTGCCCCACTTCGTGGGGAGCCTCGCCTTCTATTGGACGGCGGGGCCGGACTACACGTGCCGCGGGTGGCACCTGTACTTCGAATCGGGCAACGTGTACCCGCTGAGCGGCAGCGATCGGAGCTACGGCTACGGGGTGAGGGCGGTTCAAGAAGAATAA
- a CDS encoding fimbrillin family protein codes for MGKKHFIGTAAAGVAVLLLSFSGACTDGRDEGFPPGERIGFAVDLWKEGGAAQAALTKGAGAEAGSLPADTLPAVQVIPLEGEASGDGKPLYLHAVTTDGIGDDTAGQDIDAYATTKAAPVITATMYDEMAVTAFVYPASDSWPSAYTGGSTESYMRTVRVKKSESWSTSYYWPGAARRISFFASAPYGSAGLTAFNDGTSGNPPYLSYTVPADVADQKDLLVAASTDRPGNTNTAEALTMKHALTGVRFVTGDNMLPGTVSKITLKNVYGTGSLPMTASPAWHDQGGARNFELTLSPAATAPDPPAPGTPLTPTAATFMMLSQTLPAGAQIEVKYKDKLTDTQRTLTANIAGKTWPMGKTVTYRISTSSIVITSTLEVTPPADYTYQGGNGSYTVKSYASVSGGGSTANVPIAWEVEYSEDGVSWNSTKPAWLTAFTESGAGGTSPSTYTATVAAQVNSAPADPHNEALKNAAPVNDGTNANIYDLSTHDYQGNLVPMRTANCYIVNAAGRYKLPLVYGNAVDYVKVPATGKNTSAYIAGASGSNILSPFINHLGAGITDPYIYNNTNCTPASCTLVWQDEPNLVTDVALSSDRHFLEFTVGQATIKQGNAVVAVRDASNTILWSWHIWVTDYKPGITGTTTPDKEITNHQGVQYKIMAFNLGWCDGKEETYAERTVQVRFRQIGTTAQQTITVKQKAHTIAELGNNTYYQWGRKDPFVGALENPDGSLNSINKTWYDALGTSHTDERPPTGNFSYEDACITSGITRPNTFCTNYYMDNRYYNLWSANNTVYTGNDNPVVKTIYDPCPAGYTMPPSNVFTGFTTTGQYTSDPSQFNVQGPWNKGWNFHCGLNHTGSTVFFPASGYRNSNSAVPYYVGSLAFYWAAGPNYTGYGRCLYFNPGNVYPLDNSNRSVGFGVRAAQE; via the coding sequence ATGGGAAAGAAACATTTTATCGGTACGGCCGCCGCGGGTGTGGCGGTATTGTTGCTATCCTTCTCGGGTGCCTGCACGGACGGGCGGGATGAAGGTTTCCCTCCGGGAGAGAGAATCGGTTTCGCGGTCGACCTCTGGAAGGAAGGTGGTGCCGCGCAGGCCGCACTGACAAAGGGTGCGGGGGCGGAGGCGGGCAGCCTGCCTGCCGACACCCTGCCCGCCGTGCAGGTAATCCCCCTGGAGGGTGAGGCTTCCGGAGACGGTAAACCGCTGTACCTGCATGCCGTGACTACGGACGGAATAGGAGATGACACGGCCGGGCAGGATATCGACGCCTACGCCACCACCAAAGCTGCGCCCGTAATCACTGCCACGATGTACGACGAGATGGCGGTGACGGCGTTCGTCTACCCCGCATCGGACAGCTGGCCGTCGGCCTATACGGGAGGGAGCACCGAGTCGTACATGCGCACCGTCCGGGTGAAGAAGAGCGAGTCGTGGAGCACTTCCTATTATTGGCCGGGAGCCGCACGCAGAATCAGCTTCTTTGCCTCGGCGCCCTACGGCAGTGCGGGGCTGACGGCGTTCAACGACGGGACTTCGGGTAACCCGCCTTACCTGTCGTACACTGTGCCGGCCGATGTGGCCGACCAGAAAGACCTCTTGGTGGCTGCCTCTACCGACAGGCCGGGGAACACGAACACGGCCGAGGCTCTGACGATGAAGCATGCGCTGACGGGGGTGCGCTTCGTCACGGGCGACAACATGCTGCCGGGAACGGTGTCGAAGATTACGCTGAAGAATGTGTACGGCACGGGCAGCCTGCCGATGACTGCTTCGCCGGCATGGCACGACCAGGGCGGGGCGAGGAACTTCGAGCTGACGCTCTCGCCCGCCGCCACGGCGCCCGACCCGCCGGCGCCCGGCACGCCTCTGACGCCCACTGCCGCCACCTTCATGATGCTGTCCCAGACCCTGCCCGCCGGGGCGCAGATAGAGGTGAAGTATAAGGACAAGCTGACGGACACGCAGCGCACGCTCACGGCGAACATTGCCGGAAAGACCTGGCCCATGGGGAAGACGGTGACCTACCGCATCAGCACGAGCAGCATCGTGATTACATCCACATTGGAGGTGACACCGCCGGCTGACTACACCTACCAAGGAGGAAACGGCAGCTACACCGTGAAGAGCTACGCCTCCGTCTCCGGCGGAGGGAGCACGGCGAACGTGCCCATAGCCTGGGAAGTGGAATACTCCGAAGACGGGGTGAGCTGGAACAGCACCAAGCCCGCATGGCTCACGGCATTCACCGAAAGCGGCGCGGGCGGAACCTCGCCCTCTACATACACCGCCACCGTGGCGGCACAGGTGAACAGCGCCCCGGCCGACCCGCACAACGAGGCGTTGAAGAATGCCGCACCGGTGAACGACGGGACGAACGCCAACATATACGACCTCTCCACGCACGACTATCAGGGCAACCTCGTGCCGATGCGTACAGCCAACTGCTACATAGTGAACGCCGCCGGGAGGTATAAATTGCCGCTGGTGTACGGCAATGCCGTGGATTATGTCAAGGTGCCCGCAACGGGGAAGAATACATCGGCATATATCGCCGGGGCAAGTGGCAGCAATATATTGAGTCCCTTTATCAACCACCTGGGAGCAGGTATTACCGACCCGTATATTTACAACAATACTAATTGTACACCGGCAAGTTGCACGCTTGTCTGGCAGGACGAGCCGAACCTTGTTACGGACGTGGCCCTCTCTTCCGACAGGCATTTCCTTGAATTTACCGTGGGGCAGGCCACCATCAAGCAGGGCAACGCCGTGGTGGCGGTGCGCGACGCCTCGAACACCATACTTTGGAGCTGGCACATCTGGGTGACGGACTACAAGCCGGGAATAACGGGAACAACCACGCCCGACAAGGAAATCACCAACCACCAGGGCGTACAATATAAGATTATGGCCTTCAACCTCGGTTGGTGCGACGGAAAGGAGGAGACCTACGCCGAACGCACCGTGCAGGTGCGCTTCAGGCAGATTGGAACAACAGCCCAACAGACCATTACCGTGAAGCAGAAAGCGCATACCATTGCGGAACTTGGCAACAATACCTATTACCAATGGGGACGTAAAGACCCGTTCGTAGGGGCATTGGAGAATCCAGACGGAAGTTTGAACAGCATCAATAAGACCTGGTACGATGCATTGGGGACATCCCACACCGACGAGCGTCCTCCGACAGGCAACTTCTCATACGAAGATGCCTGCATCACCTCCGGTATCACCCGGCCTAACACGTTCTGTACGAATTATTACATGGACAATAGATATTATAACCTTTGGAGCGCGAACAACACCGTTTACACCGGCAACGACAACCCTGTTGTAAAGACCATCTACGACCCTTGCCCCGCAGGATACACAATGCCTCCGAGTAATGTCTTTACCGGTTTTACTACAACGGGACAATACACAAGCGACCCGTCACAATTCAATGTGCAGGGGCCTTGGAACAAAGGTTGGAATTTCCATTGCGGACTGAACCACACCGGTAGTACTGTCTTTTTCCCCGCTTCGGGCTATCGGAACAGCAATTCCGCAGTGCCCTACTACGTGGGGAGCCTCGCCTTCTATTGGGCGGCGGGGCCGAACTACACGGGCTACGGGAGGTGCCTGTACTTCAACCCGGGCAACGTGTACCCGCTGGACAACAGCAATCGGAGCGTCGGCTTCGGGGTGAGGGCGGCCCAAGAATAA
- a CDS encoding ATP-binding protein has product MKRKIYQKLLDWKRNRKGNAALLIEGARRIGKSYIVEEFARNEYDSYILIDFSKVNPQIMDFFHLYMDDLDTLFMNLQVYFNKKLTPRQSFGEEAHSLIIFDEIQFCPKARAAIKHLVIDRRFDYIETGSLVSIKKNVKDIMLPSEEHAVEMYPMDFEEFLWAMGDETMMPYIRNRFEKLEPMGVFHRKALDYFRQYLIVGGMPQAVANYVEGRNFADVDEVKRDILALYRKDIHKYADNQETKVAAIYEEIPGQLQKHEKKFKLAALQNEARMRDYSEAFFWLSDSKIINCCYNATEPSIGLKLNEERTTLKCYMADTGLLISHAFDERDIVSDELYKKLMFGKLEVNEGMLVENMVAQMLKASGHKLYFYSKSSATAAAEDRMEIDFLIAKPTTTSRHNISPIEVKSGGRYTITSLKKCIAKFGKHLSTPYVLHDKDVKKEEGIVYLPLYMTPLL; this is encoded by the coding sequence ATGAAGAGAAAAATATATCAGAAACTGCTTGACTGGAAGCGAAACAGAAAAGGGAATGCAGCCTTGTTGATAGAAGGAGCCAGACGTATAGGGAAAAGCTATATTGTGGAAGAATTTGCGCGAAACGAGTATGACTCATACATTCTCATCGACTTCAGCAAAGTGAATCCCCAGATAATGGACTTCTTCCATTTGTACATGGACGACTTGGATACTTTGTTCATGAATTTACAAGTCTATTTCAACAAGAAACTCACTCCGCGCCAGTCTTTCGGAGAAGAGGCCCACTCGCTTATCATATTCGACGAGATACAATTCTGCCCCAAAGCACGGGCTGCCATCAAGCACTTGGTCATAGACCGGCGCTTCGATTATATAGAGACCGGGTCACTTGTTTCCATAAAAAAGAATGTGAAGGATATCATGCTTCCATCCGAAGAACATGCTGTAGAAATGTATCCGATGGATTTTGAGGAATTCTTGTGGGCTATGGGTGATGAAACGATGATGCCCTATATCAGGAATCGGTTCGAGAAACTGGAACCTATGGGTGTGTTTCATCGGAAAGCACTGGACTATTTCCGCCAGTATCTGATTGTAGGCGGCATGCCCCAAGCCGTTGCCAACTATGTAGAAGGCAGAAACTTTGCGGATGTGGACGAGGTAAAACGCGACATTCTGGCGCTTTATCGTAAAGACATCCATAAATATGCCGATAATCAGGAAACGAAAGTTGCGGCCATCTACGAGGAGATACCCGGACAATTGCAAAAACACGAAAAGAAATTCAAACTGGCAGCCTTACAGAATGAGGCTCGCATGAGGGACTATTCCGAGGCTTTTTTCTGGTTGAGTGACTCCAAAATCATCAATTGTTGCTACAATGCTACCGAACCCAGCATCGGACTGAAACTGAACGAAGAAAGAACAACCTTGAAATGCTATATGGCTGATACGGGATTACTCATCAGTCATGCTTTTGATGAACGGGATATTGTGAGCGATGAACTCTACAAAAAACTCATGTTCGGAAAATTGGAAGTAAACGAAGGTATGCTCGTAGAAAATATGGTGGCTCAGATGCTGAAAGCATCGGGGCATAAACTGTATTTCTATAGCAAAAGTTCCGCTACTGCCGCTGCTGAAGACAGGATGGAAATAGATTTCCTGATTGCAAAGCCCACAACCACGAGCCGCCACAACATATCGCCGATTGAAGTGAAATCGGGTGGCAGATACACCATCACCTCGCTGAAAAAGTGTATCGCAAAGTTCGGAAAGCACCTGTCCACCCCTTACGTGCTACATGACAAAGATGTAAAGAAAGAGGAAGGTATTGTATACCTCCCTCTTTACATGACGCCGTTGCTGTGA
- a CDS encoding PepSY domain-containing protein: MNTITRLMYTIHRLLGTLLCILFLMWFVSAFVMMYHRFPRVGAKEKLLRLEQLSAAADSLPDIASVMARLPRGEKVKKLTLERTSGQTVFHIRTDKGVHRLLPDPSDSLPAADRRHILRTASLWCGAPIARIDTLRSLDQWIPFGELKKEMPIYKIHFADDDRTQLYLSSRSGEVLQLSGKSQRFWAWLGAIPHWVYFTWLRQDAELWSKTIIWLSGLGCLMLVAGIWVTADVWRKTRRNRRRGFAPYRKRWYHWHYVSGIFFGVFVLTFTFSGMMSVADIPQWIHKPVLKGNPVQALRAPAPKPEACPLDYRTLIATYPETKQIEWSNFRHHPYYIIRDEATEQYIDATDTLPHPLLLTEKEIRNGVESIYAADSAFGHRPPQMSVTQLNRFETYYRDMGGMYRGRPQLPVWKVSVDDPDRSVYYIHPETGNIRYVDTSSRWRYWCYTALHRMRLPGLNSNAALRKTVLWILLLGGTAVSVTGIALSVNYVRRKCRALRR, from the coding sequence ATGAATACCATTACCCGACTGATGTACACCATTCACAGGCTGCTGGGCACTCTGCTCTGCATCCTGTTTCTCATGTGGTTCGTCTCCGCCTTTGTGATGATGTACCACCGTTTTCCCCGTGTCGGTGCCAAAGAAAAACTGCTCAGACTGGAGCAGCTTTCGGCGGCCGCCGATTCGCTGCCGGACATTGCCTCCGTCATGGCGCGCCTCCCTCGCGGAGAAAAAGTAAAGAAGCTCACGCTCGAACGCACTTCGGGCCAAACCGTTTTCCACATCCGCACCGATAAAGGAGTACACCGCCTGCTGCCGGACCCCTCCGACTCATTGCCGGCAGCAGACCGCAGGCACATCCTCCGCACGGCCTCCTTGTGGTGCGGTGCCCCCATTGCCCGCATCGACACCCTGCGGTCATTGGATCAATGGATACCCTTCGGCGAACTGAAAAAGGAGATGCCCATCTATAAGATACACTTCGCCGACGACGACCGCACGCAGCTATACCTGAGTTCCCGGAGCGGTGAAGTGCTGCAACTGTCCGGCAAAAGCCAACGTTTCTGGGCATGGCTGGGCGCCATCCCCCATTGGGTATATTTCACCTGGCTCAGGCAGGATGCCGAGCTATGGAGCAAGACGATTATCTGGTTGTCGGGGTTGGGATGCCTGATGCTCGTTGCCGGCATCTGGGTCACGGCAGACGTATGGCGCAAGACGCGCCGCAACCGTCGCCGGGGCTTTGCTCCCTACCGCAAAAGATGGTATCACTGGCATTACGTCAGCGGCATCTTTTTCGGCGTCTTCGTCCTCACCTTTACCTTTAGCGGCATGATGTCCGTGGCCGACATTCCCCAATGGATTCATAAGCCCGTCCTGAAAGGCAATCCCGTGCAGGCGCTTCGTGCCCCTGCTCCTAAGCCCGAGGCCTGTCCGCTCGATTACCGCACGCTCATCGCCACCTATCCCGAAACCAAGCAGATAGAGTGGAGCAATTTCCGCCACCATCCTTATTATATCATAAGAGACGAAGCCACCGAACAATACATCGACGCAACCGACACGCTGCCGCATCCGCTGCTGCTGACGGAAAAAGAAATCCGGAATGGCGTGGAGAGCATATACGCCGCCGACAGCGCATTCGGGCATCGCCCTCCGCAAATGAGCGTCACGCAGCTCAATCGGTTCGAGACCTACTATCGCGACATGGGCGGCATGTATCGCGGGCGTCCCCAACTGCCCGTATGGAAAGTGAGCGTAGACGACCCCGACCGCAGTGTCTACTACATCCACCCCGAAACGGGCAATATCCGCTACGTCGACACCTCCTCGCGCTGGCGATACTGGTGTTACACCGCCCTGCACCGCATGCGTCTGCCGGGACTGAACTCCAATGCCGCCTTGCGCAAAACCGTACTCTGGATATTGCTGCTCGGAGGCACCGCCGTTTCCGTCACAGGCATAGCACTGAGCGTGAATTATGTACGAAGAAAATGCCGTGCGCTCAGGCGTTGA
- a CDS encoding sirohydrochlorin cobaltochelatase: MKNSAVTLFLFLCVLSLLCQAQEGGHYEHSDLSASLKPGEKAALLMVHFGTTHHDTRALTIDAINAQAQAAFPGQAFREAYTSRIIIRRLKERGIEKQTPLDALLTLRGEGYTHIIIQSTNVIDGMEMESLRRDVEAVRPFFKEIRVGTPLLYSVEDAGKVADILARRLKATVSGKETAKRHFVLVGHGTHTPATAIYSQIDYMLKAGGLTNFHVATIEGYPTFSTMLAQLKAAKATRVTLVPFMLVAGDHAKNDIAGRWKEMLEKEGFTVSVHPESLGQIPEIQEMFIGHIRFGLKHRIPDIMEKKAAYAAGKEPE, encoded by the coding sequence ATGAAAAATAGTGCAGTCACTCTATTTCTCTTTCTCTGTGTACTCTCCCTCCTCTGCCAGGCGCAAGAGGGAGGGCATTACGAACACAGCGACTTGTCGGCAAGCCTGAAACCCGGCGAAAAGGCCGCCCTGCTCATGGTTCATTTCGGTACCACGCACCACGACACACGCGCACTGACCATCGATGCCATCAACGCCCAAGCGCAAGCGGCTTTTCCCGGGCAGGCGTTCCGCGAGGCATATACATCGCGCATCATCATCCGCCGCCTGAAAGAACGCGGCATCGAGAAGCAAACACCTCTGGACGCACTCCTGACGCTGCGTGGCGAAGGCTATACGCACATCATCATACAAAGCACCAACGTCATCGATGGCATGGAGATGGAATCTCTGCGCCGCGATGTGGAGGCTGTGCGCCCTTTCTTCAAGGAGATACGGGTGGGCACTCCCCTGCTCTATTCCGTAGAAGATGCCGGAAAGGTGGCGGATATATTGGCCCGCCGTCTCAAGGCGACGGTTTCCGGCAAGGAAACCGCCAAACGGCACTTCGTGCTCGTGGGCCACGGCACCCATACGCCCGCTACCGCCATCTACAGCCAGATAGACTATATGCTGAAGGCCGGCGGACTGACCAACTTCCATGTGGCCACCATCGAAGGATACCCCACTTTCAGCACCATGCTGGCGCAACTCAAGGCGGCAAAGGCCACTCGCGTGACGCTTGTCCCCTTCATGCTCGTTGCCGGCGACCATGCCAAAAACGACATTGCCGGCCGGTGGAAAGAGATGCTCGAAAAAGAAGGCTTCACCGTCAGTGTACATCCCGAAAGCTTAGGACAGATACCCGAGATACAAGAGATGTTCATCGGACACATCCGTTTCGGGCTGAAGCACCGCATACCCGACATCATGGAAAAGAAAGCGGCCTACGCCGCCGGAAAGGAGCCGGAATAA